In one window of Streptomyces griseus subsp. griseus DNA:
- a CDS encoding tetratricopeptide repeat protein: MTDQAVDTSGPAGTVGTEEPSGAAPPRFFGRERELKALRADIARAGLDTLAGRKTPRARVLLIAGRPGSGRSALAAELAGALTGTGTAPADASGPETGTGALPWAVPGTGSGDYPHGVLRVGLTEPGGEPVPTERTAGEILSLVGVGVPPGADQDELSEMVREALAVRRVVLLLDDAADAEQVDPLLPENPDCLVVATATGPLTGIPDVRPCTIGGLEAGAAVQLLARVIGQVRITVDPRTAETLAEECGGQPAALALIGGWLAAHPMASVADVTKQLHELPDTGDQQPTGARPLARAFRLVHDSLAPAAARILRLLALAPAGLADAHTASALAGCSVSAAEKTLDDFVRLGLLRTDGAAHPQYSIPGCLAPMLRALLEDRDRPAEIQLARARMLERTVRRLQACRAVTEPEGTTAHRKLAGLPRSLRFPSAEEAGVWLLSRQPALLASARLAVADGELDTLARRLVASLVRALAAHRGTEAAAPELYGLHGLVLDVAERRNLPREQAAALLNLADLDARTGRPRDALARYRAALDAGRAAGDLYATGRAMESVGSTYAELGDYHRASDWYGRALAQRLTQGERADEARLYGRLGAVHSYAGRYGEALRNWRAAAAGHRRLGDLAAQARALSEAARVQEYAGRPHDSLQTCREAAELARRVDDVRLQAALQLRLADTLDRLGDPAAARLHRAAADRLLGEEGSAYEIRSASTES; this comes from the coding sequence GTGACCGATCAGGCGGTGGACACCAGCGGCCCGGCCGGGACCGTGGGGACCGAGGAGCCGTCCGGCGCCGCCCCGCCCCGATTCTTCGGCCGGGAACGGGAGTTGAAGGCCCTGCGGGCGGATATCGCACGCGCGGGGCTGGACACCCTGGCCGGCCGCAAGACACCCCGCGCCCGGGTCCTCCTCATCGCGGGCCGCCCCGGCTCCGGCCGCAGCGCACTCGCCGCCGAACTCGCGGGCGCCCTCACCGGTACGGGCACCGCTCCGGCCGACGCCTCGGGACCCGAAACCGGAACGGGCGCGCTGCCGTGGGCCGTTCCCGGTACGGGCTCCGGCGACTACCCCCACGGGGTGCTCCGGGTCGGCCTCACCGAACCCGGCGGCGAGCCCGTCCCCACCGAACGCACCGCCGGCGAGATCCTCTCCCTGGTCGGCGTCGGCGTCCCGCCCGGCGCCGACCAGGACGAACTCTCCGAGATGGTCCGCGAGGCCCTCGCCGTACGCCGTGTCGTCCTGCTCCTCGACGACGCGGCCGACGCCGAACAGGTCGACCCGCTGCTCCCGGAGAACCCGGACTGCCTGGTCGTCGCCACCGCCACCGGCCCGCTGACCGGAATCCCCGACGTGCGGCCCTGCACCATCGGCGGCCTGGAGGCGGGCGCCGCCGTCCAGCTGCTCGCCCGCGTCATCGGCCAGGTCCGCATCACCGTCGACCCGCGCACCGCCGAGACCCTGGCCGAGGAGTGCGGGGGACAGCCCGCAGCGCTCGCCCTGATCGGCGGCTGGCTCGCCGCCCACCCCATGGCCTCCGTCGCCGACGTCACCAAGCAGCTCCACGAGCTGCCCGACACCGGTGACCAGCAGCCCACCGGCGCCCGCCCGCTGGCCCGCGCCTTCCGTCTCGTCCACGACTCCCTCGCACCGGCGGCCGCCCGGATACTGCGCCTGCTCGCCCTCGCCCCCGCCGGGCTGGCCGACGCCCACACCGCCTCCGCGCTGGCCGGCTGCTCGGTCTCGGCCGCCGAGAAGACCCTGGACGACTTCGTCCGGCTCGGACTGCTGCGGACGGACGGCGCCGCCCACCCCCAGTACAGCATCCCCGGCTGCCTCGCCCCGATGCTGCGCGCCCTCCTGGAGGACCGGGACCGGCCCGCCGAGATCCAGCTGGCTCGCGCCCGGATGCTGGAGCGGACCGTGCGCCGGCTCCAGGCCTGCCGCGCGGTCACCGAACCGGAGGGCACCACCGCCCACCGCAAGCTCGCCGGGCTGCCCCGCTCCCTGCGCTTCCCCAGCGCCGAGGAGGCGGGCGTCTGGCTCCTGTCGCGCCAGCCCGCCCTGCTCGCCTCGGCCCGCCTCGCGGTGGCCGACGGCGAGCTGGACACCCTGGCCCGCCGCCTGGTCGCCTCTCTGGTGCGGGCGCTGGCCGCGCACCGGGGCACCGAGGCCGCCGCACCCGAGCTGTACGGGCTGCACGGCCTGGTCCTGGACGTCGCCGAACGCCGCAACCTCCCCCGCGAACAGGCGGCCGCCCTGCTGAACCTCGCCGACCTGGACGCCCGTACCGGCCGTCCCCGCGACGCCCTGGCCCGCTACCGGGCCGCCCTGGACGCCGGACGGGCCGCCGGCGACCTGTACGCGACGGGCCGCGCGATGGAATCCGTAGGCAGTACGTACGCCGAGCTGGGCGACTACCACCGGGCCTCCGACTGGTACGGCCGGGCGCTCGCCCAGCGCCTCACCCAGGGGGAGCGGGCGGACGAGGCACGCCTCTACGGACGGCTCGGCGCCGTCCACAGCTACGCCGGGCGGTACGGCGAGGCGCTGCGGAACTGGCGGGCCGCCGCGGCCGGACACCGCAGGCTCGGCGACCTGGCGGCCCAGGCGCGGGCGCTCAGCGAGGCGGCCCGGGTGCAGGAGTACGCGGGGCGGCCGCACGACTCGTTGCAGACCTGCCGGGAGGCGGCCGAGCTGGCCCGTCGCGTCGATGACGTGCGGCTTCAGGCGGCGCTCCAGCTGCGGCTGGCCGACACCCTGGACCGGCTCGGCGACCCGGCGGCGG
- the recN gene encoding DNA repair protein RecN, translating to MSVLEEMRIRSLGVIDDAVVELSPGFTAVTGETGAGKTMVVTSLGLLLGGRADPALVRVGAKAAVVEGRITVSEGDAAALRAEEAGAELDDGALLISRTVSAEGRSRAHLGGRSVPVGVLTELADELVAVHGQTDQQGLLKPARQRQALDRYAGDGVEVPHAEYAAAYRRLRAVAAELEELTTRARERAQEADLLRFGLNEVAAVEPLPGEDTELAAEAERLGHAEALASAASLAHTALAGNPEDPEGVDATTVVAAAGQALDGVRAHDPALAALADRIGEISILIADVSGELAGYADQLEADPLRLAAVEERRAALTTLTRKYGEDIAAVLAWAQEGAGRLTELEGDDERIGELTAERDALRAELSVLGQALTDARTEAAARFAEAVTEELASLAMPHARVSFAIRQTEAADEASGIDIGGRSVVYGSSGADEVELLLAPHPGAQPRPIAKGASGGELSRVMLAVEVVFAGSDPVPTYLFDEVDAGVGGKAAVEVGRRLAKLARSAQVVVVTHLPQVAAFADRQLLVEKTVDGSVTRSGVTVLEGEDRVRELSRMLAGQEDSETARAHAEELLATARKDG from the coding sequence ATGTCCGTGTTGGAGGAGATGCGGATACGGTCGCTCGGAGTCATCGACGACGCGGTGGTGGAGCTGTCACCCGGTTTCACCGCGGTGACGGGTGAGACCGGCGCGGGCAAGACCATGGTCGTCACGAGCCTCGGGCTGCTGCTCGGCGGGCGCGCGGACCCCGCCCTCGTACGGGTCGGGGCCAAGGCCGCGGTCGTCGAGGGCAGGATCACGGTGTCCGAGGGCGACGCGGCGGCGCTGCGGGCCGAGGAGGCCGGGGCGGAACTCGACGACGGTGCGCTGCTGATCAGCCGTACCGTTTCGGCGGAGGGACGTTCACGGGCCCATCTCGGCGGCAGATCCGTGCCGGTGGGGGTCCTCACCGAGCTCGCGGACGAGCTGGTCGCCGTGCACGGGCAGACCGACCAGCAGGGCCTGCTCAAGCCCGCGCGGCAGCGGCAGGCGCTGGACCGGTACGCCGGGGACGGTGTGGAGGTCCCGCACGCCGAGTACGCGGCGGCCTACCGGCGGCTGCGTGCCGTGGCGGCCGAGCTGGAGGAGCTGACCACCCGGGCCCGGGAGCGGGCCCAGGAGGCGGATCTGCTGCGCTTCGGGCTGAACGAGGTCGCCGCCGTGGAGCCGTTGCCGGGGGAGGACACCGAGCTGGCCGCCGAGGCGGAGCGGCTCGGGCACGCGGAGGCCCTCGCCTCCGCCGCCTCCCTCGCGCACACCGCGCTGGCGGGCAACCCCGAGGACCCGGAGGGCGTCGACGCCACCACCGTGGTCGCGGCCGCCGGGCAGGCGCTGGACGGGGTCCGGGCCCATGACCCGGCGCTGGCCGCGCTGGCCGACCGGATCGGGGAGATCTCCATCCTGATCGCCGATGTGTCGGGAGAGCTGGCCGGGTACGCCGACCAGCTGGAGGCCGATCCGCTGCGGCTGGCCGCCGTCGAGGAGCGCCGGGCCGCCCTCACCACCCTGACCCGTAAGTACGGCGAGGACATCGCGGCCGTGCTCGCCTGGGCGCAGGAGGGCGCGGGCCGGCTCACCGAGCTGGAGGGCGACGACGAGCGGATCGGCGAGCTGACGGCCGAGCGGGACGCGTTGCGCGCCGAACTCTCCGTGCTGGGACAGGCGTTGACCGACGCCCGTACGGAGGCAGCCGCCCGGTTCGCCGAGGCGGTGACCGAGGAGCTGGCCTCGCTCGCCATGCCGCACGCCCGGGTCTCCTTCGCCATCCGGCAGACCGAGGCGGCCGACGAGGCGTCCGGCATCGACATCGGCGGGCGGAGCGTCGTCTACGGTTCCTCGGGCGCGGACGAGGTCGAACTGCTGCTCGCCCCGCACCCCGGCGCCCAGCCCCGGCCGATCGCCAAGGGTGCTTCGGGCGGTGAGCTGTCCCGGGTGATGCTCGCGGTGGAGGTCGTCTTCGCGGGCTCCGACCCGGTGCCGACGTACCTCTTCGACGAGGTGGACGCGGGCGTCGGCGGCAAGGCGGCGGTCGAGGTGGGGCGGCGCCTGGCCAAGCTCGCCCGGTCCGCGCAGGTGGTCGTCGTGACCCACCTGCCGCAGGTGGCGGCCTTCGCCGACCGGCAGCTGCTGGTCGAGAAGACCGTGGACGGCTCGGTGACCCGGAGCGGGGTCACCGTCCTGGAGGGCGAGGACCGGGTCCGGGAGCTGTCCCGGATGCTGGCGGGCCAGGAGGACTCCGAGACGGCCCGTGCCCACGCCGAGGAGCTGCTGGCGACGGCGCGCAAGGACGGTTGA
- a CDS encoding CTP synthase has protein sequence MQPTSTTTKHIFVTGGVASSLGKGLTASSLGALLKARGLRVTMQKLDPYLNVDPGTMNPFQHGEVFVTNDGAETDLDIGHYERFLDVDLDGSANVTTGQVYSQVIAKERRGEYLGDTVQVIPHITNEIKHRIRRMATDDVDVVITEVGGTVGDIESLPFLETVRQVRHEVGRDNVFVVHISLLPYIGPSGELKTKPTQHSVAALRNIGIQPDAIVLRADREVPTSIKRKISLMCDVDEAAVVAAIDAKSIYDIPKVLHTEGLDAYVVRKLDLPFRDVDWTTWDDLLDRVHNPDHEVTVALVGKYIDLPDAYLSVTEAMRAGGFANKARVKVKWVTSDDCRTAAGAAEHLGDVDGILIPGGFGERGVDGKVGAIRYARENKVPLLGLCLGLQCIVIEAARSLAEIPDANSTEFDAATSHPVISTMEEQLAYVEGAGDLGGTMRLGLYPAKLAEGSLVREAYAGEPYVEERHRHRYEVNNAYRGELEKKAGLVFSGTSPDNKLVEYVEYPREVHPYLVATQAHPELRSRPTRPHPLFAGLVKAAVARKVGAGE, from the coding sequence ATGCAGCCCACATCCACGACGACCAAGCACATCTTCGTCACCGGGGGTGTCGCCTCCTCCCTCGGCAAGGGTCTGACTGCCTCCAGCCTGGGTGCCCTGCTCAAGGCACGTGGCCTGCGGGTCACGATGCAGAAGCTCGACCCCTATCTCAACGTCGACCCGGGCACGATGAACCCCTTCCAGCACGGTGAGGTGTTCGTCACCAACGACGGCGCCGAGACCGACCTGGACATCGGCCACTACGAGCGCTTCCTCGACGTCGACCTCGACGGATCAGCCAACGTGACGACCGGCCAGGTCTACTCACAGGTCATCGCCAAGGAGCGGCGCGGCGAGTATCTGGGCGACACCGTGCAGGTCATCCCGCACATCACCAACGAGATCAAGCACCGCATCCGCCGCATGGCCACCGATGACGTGGACGTCGTCATCACCGAGGTCGGCGGCACGGTCGGCGACATCGAGTCGCTTCCGTTCCTGGAGACCGTCCGCCAGGTCCGCCACGAGGTCGGCCGGGACAACGTCTTCGTCGTGCACATCTCGCTGCTGCCCTACATCGGCCCCTCCGGCGAGCTGAAGACCAAGCCGACCCAGCACTCCGTGGCCGCTCTGCGCAACATCGGTATTCAGCCGGACGCCATCGTGCTCCGCGCCGACCGTGAGGTCCCGACCTCCATCAAGCGCAAGATCTCGCTGATGTGCGACGTCGACGAGGCCGCGGTGGTCGCCGCGATCGACGCCAAGTCGATCTACGACATCCCCAAGGTGCTGCACACCGAGGGCCTGGACGCCTACGTCGTCCGCAAGCTGGACCTGCCCTTCCGCGATGTGGACTGGACCACCTGGGACGACCTCCTGGACCGCGTCCACAACCCCGACCACGAGGTCACCGTCGCCCTGGTCGGCAAGTACATCGACCTGCCCGACGCCTACCTCTCGGTCACCGAGGCCATGCGCGCCGGCGGCTTCGCCAACAAGGCCCGCGTCAAGGTCAAGTGGGTCACCTCCGACGACTGCCGCACCGCCGCCGGTGCCGCCGAGCACCTCGGCGACGTCGACGGCATCCTCATCCCCGGCGGCTTCGGCGAGCGCGGGGTCGACGGCAAGGTCGGCGCCATCCGTTACGCCCGCGAGAACAAGGTCCCGCTGCTCGGCCTCTGCCTGGGCCTCCAGTGCATCGTCATCGAGGCGGCCCGCTCGCTGGCCGAGATCCCCGACGCCAACTCCACCGAGTTCGACGCCGCCACCTCCCACCCGGTCATCTCGACCATGGAGGAGCAGCTCGCCTACGTCGAGGGCGCGGGCGACCTCGGCGGCACCATGCGGCTCGGCCTCTACCCGGCCAAGCTCGCCGAGGGCTCCCTGGTGCGCGAGGCGTACGCCGGTGAGCCGTACGTCGAGGAGCGCCACCGCCACCGCTACGAGGTCAACAACGCCTACCGCGGTGAGCTGGAGAAGAAGGCCGGACTGGTCTTCTCCGGCACCTCCCCGGACAACAAGCTCGTCGAGTACGTCGAGTACCCCCGCGAGGTCCACCCCTACCTGGTCGCCACCCAGGCCCACCCCGAGCTGCGCTCCCGCCCGACCCGCCCGCACCCGCTCTTCGCCGGTCTGGTGAAGGCGGCCGTCGCGCGCAAGGTCGGCGCGGGCGAGTAG
- a CDS encoding glycoside hydrolase family 15 protein, protein MAGRIEDYALIGDMQTAALVCRDGTADWLCLPRFDSHAVFAGLLGTEEHGFWRLGPARPEGDEPLSADRRRYRGDSLILESEWDTPRGTVRVTDFMPPRDGAPQLIRIVEGVSGRVPMRSELRMRFSYGRVTPWVHKVDSRTVAVAGPDSVWLDTEADTYGKNLTTYSDFTVGPGDRVAFTISWQPSHHEPPALPDPEGSLEATELFWREWVDQCTYHGPYREAVVRSLITLKALTYAPTGGIVAAPTTSLPEEIGGVRNWDYRYTWLRDAAITLSSLLRTGYREEARAWREWLLRAVAGDPENLQIMYGIAGERELGEAELDWLPGYENSGPVRVGNGAANQLQLDVYGEVTEALHLAHMTGLTRNDYAMGLQLKLIEYLEKHWEEPDEGIWEVRGPRRHFVHSKVMAWVAVDRTIKLVESGEVDGPLERWYELRDDIHRDVCERGYDKERNTFTQSYGSKELDASLLLIPQMGFLPPDDKRVIGTIEAIQRELSTEDGFILRYPTEGDEAGVDGLAGDEGAFLACSFWMADDLAMIGRVDEARQLFEKLLALRNDLGLLAEEWDSNLQRQVGNFPQAFSHVPLIDTALRLTASGAYVG, encoded by the coding sequence GTGGCCGGGCGCATCGAGGATTACGCACTCATCGGAGACATGCAGACCGCCGCCCTGGTCTGCCGGGACGGCACGGCCGACTGGCTGTGCCTGCCCCGCTTCGATTCGCACGCCGTCTTCGCGGGACTGCTGGGCACCGAGGAGCACGGCTTCTGGCGTCTGGGTCCCGCGAGGCCGGAAGGGGACGAGCCGCTCTCCGCGGACCGGCGCCGCTACCGCGGTGACTCCCTCATCCTGGAATCGGAGTGGGACACACCGCGCGGCACCGTCCGGGTGACCGATTTCATGCCACCGCGAGACGGGGCACCGCAGCTCATCCGGATCGTGGAGGGCGTCAGCGGCCGGGTGCCGATGCGCTCGGAGCTGCGCATGCGGTTCAGCTACGGCCGGGTGACCCCCTGGGTGCACAAGGTGGACAGCCGTACGGTCGCCGTCGCCGGGCCGGACTCCGTCTGGCTGGACACCGAGGCGGACACCTACGGCAAGAACCTGACCACCTACTCCGACTTCACTGTCGGACCCGGCGACCGGGTCGCCTTCACCATCAGCTGGCAGCCCTCGCACCACGAGCCGCCCGCGCTCCCCGACCCCGAGGGGTCCCTGGAGGCGACCGAGCTGTTCTGGCGTGAATGGGTCGACCAGTGTACGTACCACGGGCCCTATCGGGAGGCGGTCGTCCGCTCCCTGATCACCCTGAAGGCGCTGACGTACGCCCCGACCGGCGGGATCGTCGCAGCGCCGACCACCTCGCTCCCCGAGGAGATCGGGGGCGTACGGAACTGGGACTACCGCTACACCTGGCTGCGGGACGCCGCGATCACGCTCTCCTCGCTGCTGCGCACCGGCTACCGCGAAGAGGCCCGCGCCTGGCGTGAGTGGCTGCTGCGGGCGGTGGCGGGCGACCCGGAGAACCTCCAGATCATGTACGGCATCGCCGGCGAGCGCGAGCTCGGCGAGGCGGAGCTGGACTGGCTGCCCGGCTACGAGAACTCCGGCCCGGTCCGCGTCGGCAACGGCGCCGCCAACCAGCTCCAGCTGGACGTGTACGGCGAGGTGACCGAGGCGCTCCACCTGGCGCACATGACCGGCCTGACCCGCAACGACTACGCGATGGGCCTCCAGCTCAAGCTGATCGAGTATCTGGAGAAGCACTGGGAGGAGCCGGACGAGGGCATCTGGGAGGTGCGCGGTCCGCGCCGCCACTTCGTGCACTCCAAGGTGATGGCCTGGGTCGCCGTCGACCGGACGATCAAGCTGGTCGAGTCCGGGGAGGTCGACGGCCCGCTGGAGCGGTGGTACGAGCTGCGCGACGACATCCACCGGGACGTCTGCGAGCGCGGCTACGACAAGGAGCGCAACACCTTCACCCAGTCCTACGGGTCGAAGGAGCTGGACGCCTCCCTGCTGCTCATCCCGCAGATGGGCTTCCTGCCGCCGGACGACAAGCGGGTCATCGGCACCATCGAGGCGATCCAGCGGGAGCTGTCCACGGAGGACGGCTTCATCCTGCGCTACCCGACCGAGGGTGATGAGGCGGGCGTCGACGGTCTGGCGGGCGACGAGGGCGCCTTCCTGGCCTGCTCGTTCTGGATGGCCGACGACCTCGCGATGATCGGCCGGGTCGACGAGGCGCGCCAGCTGTTCGAGAAGCTGCTGGCGCTCCGCAACGACCTGGGTCTGCTGGCCGAGGAGTGGGACTCCAACCTCCAGCGCCAGGTGGGGAACTTCCCGCAGGCGTTCAGCCACGTCCCGCTGATCGACACGGCCCTGCGGCTGACGGCGAGCGGGGCGTACGTGGGCTGA
- a CDS encoding glycosyltransferase family 4 protein, giving the protein MSQLRTVQVLGGGSAGSSAHVSSLAAGLVARGVQVTVCAPPAVDHAYDFAATGARFLPVPRRSDPATVAALRAACAGADVVHAHGLHAAARTALALSGRTVPLVMTWHTRRYAEGARRQILHLLERRAVRAAAVVLAPSSDLVDRARTRGARDARLAPAAAPVPRSAGSLHDGKARAELGAVERPLLMAVGSLVPHHGFGTLLDAARIWRGLDPVPLLVIAGEGRERSALQQRIRDEELPVRLIGCRDDVGELIAAADLAVLPSRWEGRSLLAQEALRQGVPLVATEVGGVPELVGEAAELVPFGNAEALARTVARLLGDPERCARLAEAGREQAAGWPTEDDTIAHVLSVYDELAQPLPSRT; this is encoded by the coding sequence GTGTCACAGCTGCGTACGGTCCAAGTCCTGGGCGGCGGCAGTGCGGGCAGCAGCGCGCACGTCAGTTCGCTGGCCGCGGGGCTGGTGGCGCGCGGGGTGCAGGTCACCGTCTGCGCCCCGCCCGCGGTGGACCACGCCTACGACTTCGCGGCGACCGGGGCCCGCTTCCTGCCGGTGCCCCGGCGCAGCGACCCGGCCACCGTCGCCGCGCTCCGGGCCGCCTGCGCGGGGGCCGACGTGGTCCACGCCCACGGGCTGCACGCCGCCGCCCGCACCGCCCTCGCCCTGAGCGGGCGGACCGTGCCGCTGGTGATGACCTGGCACACCCGCCGGTACGCCGAGGGCGCCCGCCGCCAGATCCTGCATCTGCTGGAGCGAAGAGCCGTACGGGCTGCGGCCGTTGTCCTGGCTCCTTCGTCCGACCTGGTGGACCGGGCGCGGACGCGGGGGGCCCGGGACGCGCGGCTCGCCCCGGCCGCCGCCCCCGTGCCGCGCTCGGCCGGGAGCCTGCACGACGGCAAGGCGCGGGCCGAACTCGGCGCGGTGGAGCGGCCGTTGCTGATGGCCGTCGGCAGCCTGGTGCCGCACCACGGCTTCGGCACCCTGCTGGACGCCGCCCGCATCTGGCGCGGACTCGACCCCGTACCCCTGTTGGTCATCGCGGGGGAGGGGCGCGAGAGGTCCGCCCTGCAACAGCGCATCCGGGACGAGGAGTTGCCCGTACGGCTGATCGGATGCCGGGACGATGTGGGCGAGTTGATCGCCGCCGCCGACCTGGCCGTGCTGCCCAGCCGCTGGGAGGGCCGCTCCCTGCTGGCGCAGGAGGCGCTGCGGCAGGGGGTGCCGCTGGTGGCGACCGAGGTCGGAGGTGTGCCCGAACTCGTCGGTGAGGCCGCCGAACTGGTGCCGTTCGGCAACGCGGAGGCGCTCGCCCGTACGGTCGCCCGGCTGCTGGGCGACCCCGAGCGGTGCGCGCGGCTGGCCGAGGCCGGGCGGGAGCAGGCGGCGGGCTGGCCCACCGAGGACGACACCATCGCCCATGTGCTCAGCGTGTACGACGAGTTGGCGCAGCCGCTGCCTTCGCGTACCTAA
- a CDS encoding NUDIX domain-containing protein → MGIQDTPEEWQVTATTTPFTGNKTSVRTDQVVMPDGSVHGRDYQVHPGSVAVLAIDEDDQVLVLRQYRHPVRMRLWEIPAGLLDVPGENPLHAAQRELYEEAHVKAEEWRVLTDVYTTPGGCDEAVRIFLARGLSEAEGERFAVSEEEADMEQARIPLPELVRSVIAGDLHNNCLVVGVLALTAVRAGDGVDSLRPAEAPWPARPFEV, encoded by the coding sequence GTGGGTATCCAGGACACGCCCGAGGAGTGGCAGGTCACCGCGACCACCACCCCCTTCACCGGCAACAAGACCAGCGTCCGCACCGACCAGGTGGTCATGCCCGACGGCTCCGTCCACGGCCGGGACTACCAGGTCCACCCCGGCTCCGTGGCGGTCCTCGCGATCGACGAGGACGACCAGGTGCTCGTCCTACGCCAGTACCGCCACCCGGTCCGCATGCGGCTCTGGGAGATCCCCGCCGGACTGCTGGACGTCCCCGGCGAGAACCCCCTGCACGCCGCGCAGCGCGAGCTGTACGAGGAGGCGCACGTCAAGGCCGAGGAGTGGCGGGTGCTGACCGACGTCTACACCACCCCCGGCGGCTGCGACGAGGCCGTACGGATCTTCCTCGCCCGCGGCCTCTCCGAGGCGGAGGGCGAGCGGTTCGCGGTCTCCGAGGAGGAGGCCGACATGGAGCAGGCCCGTATCCCGCTGCCCGAGCTGGTGCGTTCGGTGATCGCGGGGGACCTGCACAACAACTGCCTGGTCGTCGGGGTGCTCGCGCTCACCGCCGTCCGCGCGGGCGACGGCGTGGACTCGCTCCGGCCCGCCGAGGCGCCCTGGCCTGCCCGCCCGTTCGAGGTCTGA
- a CDS encoding PucR family transcriptional regulator — translation MESHSGITVQRALELPGLRAGLPEVVAGADRLNRTVRWVHAGEVPNIASLLKGGELLLTTGLGLGTRPAEQRAFVRRLADRGIAALVVELGPRFSRLPASIVDAARAAGLPLVQLHREVPFVAVTEEVHTEIVNGHYALLQQAEEVHRRATRALLDGGGVPQVLGILADFTANPVFLETPDGQLLYAASTGTGPVGADPLQVWEGMRGDRAARESPPVGAVLVDVPGGGPDTGAVRARLVLLAVSGPLATVHRMAAERAAGLLAVVLMQARQEEELAARGRGDFLTDLAEGRITPEDAPAQARVLGFRPGDTPLLPVVMRLAPELSPSGNWALLARAVLEELASVGVPVLLGVRPVEGRVPLLLGLRSEGERTAVADRVAAALRAGVERAGLDRAGSQPPVVVVGVAGGWAAAGAGLRHASETATAAQGLDDRPWYDARRLDIDLLLWRLRDHPDLAAFVNRAIGPLREHDRTSRPPLLPTLQAYLAHAGRKAETARELHLNRQTLYNRLARIGELLGTDLDDPQTVLALSLALRARRHTN, via the coding sequence GTGGAGAGCCACAGCGGAATCACCGTGCAGCGGGCACTGGAGCTGCCGGGGCTGCGTGCGGGCCTCCCGGAAGTTGTGGCCGGCGCGGACCGGCTGAACCGCACCGTGCGCTGGGTGCACGCGGGCGAGGTGCCCAACATCGCCTCGCTCCTCAAGGGCGGCGAGCTGCTCCTCACCACGGGCCTGGGCCTCGGCACCCGCCCCGCCGAGCAGCGCGCGTTCGTCCGCCGCCTCGCCGACCGGGGCATCGCCGCCCTGGTGGTGGAGCTGGGCCCGCGCTTCAGCAGGCTGCCCGCCTCCATCGTGGACGCGGCCCGCGCGGCCGGGCTTCCGCTGGTGCAGCTCCACCGCGAGGTGCCGTTCGTCGCGGTGACCGAGGAGGTGCACACCGAGATCGTCAACGGGCACTACGCCCTGCTCCAGCAGGCGGAGGAAGTGCACCGGCGCGCCACCCGGGCGCTGCTGGACGGCGGCGGGGTGCCGCAGGTCCTCGGCATCCTCGCCGACTTCACCGCCAACCCGGTCTTCCTGGAGACGCCGGACGGGCAGCTCCTGTACGCGGCGTCCACGGGCACGGGTCCGGTGGGCGCGGATCCGCTCCAGGTCTGGGAGGGCATGCGCGGCGACCGGGCGGCCCGGGAGTCGCCGCCGGTGGGTGCGGTCCTGGTGGATGTGCCGGGCGGTGGTCCGGACACCGGTGCCGTACGGGCCCGGCTGGTGCTGCTCGCCGTCTCGGGACCGCTGGCGACCGTGCACCGGATGGCGGCCGAGCGGGCGGCGGGGCTGCTCGCGGTGGTCCTGATGCAGGCCCGGCAGGAGGAGGAGCTGGCGGCCCGGGGCCGGGGCGATTTCCTCACCGATCTCGCGGAGGGCCGGATCACCCCGGAGGACGCGCCGGCGCAGGCCCGGGTGCTCGGCTTCCGGCCCGGGGACACCCCGCTCCTGCCCGTCGTGATGCGACTGGCGCCCGAGCTGTCCCCGTCGGGCAACTGGGCGCTGCTGGCCCGCGCGGTGCTGGAGGAGCTGGCCTCGGTCGGCGTACCGGTGCTGCTGGGCGTACGGCCGGTGGAGGGGCGGGTGCCGCTGCTGCTCGGGCTGCGGTCGGAGGGCGAGCGCACGGCGGTGGCGGACCGGGTGGCGGCGGCGCTGCGGGCGGGCGTGGAGCGGGCCGGCCTCGACCGGGCGGGTTCGCAGCCGCCGGTGGTCGTGGTCGGTGTGGCGGGCGGCTGGGCGGCGGCGGGCGCGGGGCTGCGGCACGCCTCGGAGACCGCGACGGCGGCGCAGGGCCTGGACGACCGGCCCTGGTACGACGCACGGCGACTCGACATCGACCTGCTGCTGTGGCGGCTGCGGGACCACCCGGACCTGGCGGCGTTCGTGAACCGGGCGATCGGTCCGCTGCGCGAGCACGACCGGACCTCGCGCCCGCCGCTGCTGCCGACGCTCCAGGCCTATCTGGCGCACGCGGGCCGCAAGGCGGAGACCGCGCGCGAGCTGCACCTCAACCGCCAGACGCTCTACAACCGGCTCGCCCGGATCGGCGAACTGCTCGGCACGGACCTGGACGACCCGCAGACGGTGCTGGCGTTGAGCCTGGCGCTGCGGGCCCGCCGCCACACGAATTAG